In one window of Bradyrhizobium sp. AZCC 1721 DNA:
- a CDS encoding efflux RND transporter permease subunit, whose translation MASISEPFIRRPVGTTLLAIGLFLVGMVAYVFLPVSSVPNVDFPMIRVSATRPGADPSVMASTVAAPLERRLGQIAGLDRITSTSSLGSTSIQLQFSIGRNIDRAARDVQAAINASLADLPTDLPSLPRFRKANPAAAPVFVLALTSKTLTTSAMYDVADTVIAQRISQVPGVGEVNVTGADQPAVRIALNPVALSNAGIATDDVRLAIINANPLGPVGIFNGGRQSETISTNKQMRTAAEFRDIIIKSSAGNFVRLADVAEVEDSVRNSRSIAWFNKQPAVLIQITKQGDANVIDTVDRVRALLPDLKQWLPGGVEISTLVDRTGTIRASVLDMQYTLLATAFLVMVVVFAFLRRLTPTIAAGVSVPLALAGTCAGMWLAGFSIDNLSLMALAISVGFVVDDAIVMIENMYRNLEHGMAPYPAALEGAKQIGFTVLSISLSLIAAFTPLIFMDGIVGRLLREFSLTLTFAIVVSTVVSLTITPMICAHYIKEATSDRATWFDRLVEGTLSRIVSFYTWTLRAVLGFPFLTLLVFFATIALTVVLYIKTPKGYFPTDDSGLVIGATRASPDTSFQAMLGLQQQLADIVMADPAVAAIGSSLGGTAGPGGGGSNRGTMFISLKPPEERAGMSTEQVIDRLRKNLYRVAGIRLFMFAAQDLRTGGRQSDSDYQYTLSSTNLELLQKWAPLVAKRMETVEGITDISSDRDPGGLQLSLVIDRKTASSLGVSVQDIDNALNNAFAQRQISIIYTQRNQYMVVLEIDPKFQSDPSNLERIYVAGANDAQVPLSAVVRYQRGLSPLAVYHSQSFPSTTVSFNLLPDVPLEVATSNIQRAVEELHMPEGIRGSFDGSAGDFNKTSGRQPLLILGALVAMYIVLGVLYESLAHPITIISTLPSAGLGALLALQVTNTPLTVIAFVGIILLIGIVKKNGIMMVDFALDAERHRGLSSADAIFEACRARFRPILMTTMAALFAGIPLVIATGPGTELRRPLGITIIGGLVVSQILTLYTTPVIYLLIDRLRQRSRPAAIAAPAE comes from the coding sequence ATGGCATCGATCTCGGAGCCCTTCATCCGCCGGCCGGTTGGCACCACGCTGCTGGCGATCGGGCTCTTCCTGGTCGGCATGGTCGCCTATGTTTTTCTGCCGGTCTCATCGGTGCCCAATGTCGACTTCCCGATGATCCGGGTGTCCGCCACGCGTCCCGGTGCCGATCCTTCCGTGATGGCCTCGACGGTTGCCGCGCCGCTGGAACGCCGGCTCGGCCAGATTGCGGGCCTTGACCGGATCACCTCGACCAGTTCGCTCGGGTCCACCAGCATCCAGTTGCAGTTCTCGATCGGCCGCAACATCGACCGTGCCGCGCGTGACGTGCAGGCGGCGATCAACGCCTCGCTGGCGGACCTGCCGACCGACCTGCCGTCGTTGCCACGATTCCGCAAAGCCAATCCCGCGGCCGCCCCGGTGTTCGTGCTGGCACTGACGTCGAAGACGCTGACGACGAGTGCGATGTACGACGTCGCCGATACCGTGATTGCGCAGCGCATCTCGCAGGTTCCGGGGGTCGGCGAAGTCAACGTCACCGGCGCCGACCAGCCGGCGGTGCGGATCGCGCTCAATCCGGTGGCGCTGTCGAATGCCGGGATCGCGACCGACGACGTGCGGCTCGCGATCATCAACGCCAATCCGCTGGGACCGGTCGGGATTTTCAACGGCGGCCGCCAGAGCGAGACGATCTCGACCAACAAGCAGATGCGTACCGCGGCCGAATTCCGCGACATCATCATCAAGAGCTCCGCCGGCAACTTCGTCCGCCTCGCCGATGTCGCCGAGGTCGAGGATTCCGTCCGCAACAGCCGCTCGATCGCCTGGTTCAACAAGCAGCCGGCGGTCCTGATCCAGATCACCAAGCAGGGCGATGCCAACGTGATCGATACTGTCGATCGGGTGCGGGCGCTGCTGCCGGACCTGAAGCAGTGGCTGCCCGGCGGCGTGGAAATTTCGACGCTCGTCGACCGCACCGGCACCATCCGCGCCAGCGTGCTCGACATGCAGTACACACTGCTGGCGACGGCATTTCTCGTCATGGTGGTGGTGTTCGCGTTCCTGCGGCGGCTGACGCCGACCATTGCGGCCGGCGTTTCGGTGCCGCTGGCGCTGGCCGGCACCTGCGCCGGGATGTGGCTCGCCGGCTTCTCGATCGACAATCTGTCGCTGATGGCGCTGGCGATTTCCGTCGGCTTCGTGGTCGACGACGCCATCGTCATGATCGAGAACATGTACCGCAACCTCGAACATGGCATGGCGCCGTATCCGGCGGCGCTCGAAGGCGCCAAGCAGATCGGCTTTACCGTGCTGTCGATCAGCCTGTCGCTGATCGCGGCCTTCACGCCGCTGATTTTCATGGACGGGATCGTCGGCCGGCTGCTGCGCGAATTCTCGCTGACGCTGACCTTTGCCATCGTGGTGTCGACTGTCGTGTCGCTCACGATCACGCCGATGATTTGCGCGCATTATATCAAGGAAGCGACCTCCGATCGCGCGACCTGGTTCGACCGGCTGGTCGAGGGCACGCTGTCGCGCATCGTTTCCTTCTACACCTGGACGCTGCGGGCGGTGCTCGGCTTCCCGTTCCTGACCCTGCTCGTGTTCTTTGCCACCATTGCTCTGACGGTGGTGCTCTATATCAAGACGCCGAAAGGCTATTTCCCGACCGACGACAGCGGTCTTGTGATTGGCGCGACACGCGCATCTCCCGATACCTCGTTCCAGGCGATGCTCGGGCTGCAGCAGCAACTGGCCGACATCGTGATGGCCGATCCTGCGGTCGCCGCCATCGGCTCTTCGCTCGGCGGCACCGCCGGTCCGGGCGGCGGCGGCTCCAACCGCGGCACCATGTTCATCAGCCTGAAGCCGCCGGAGGAGCGGGCCGGCATGTCGACAGAGCAGGTGATCGATCGCCTGCGCAAGAATCTCTACCGGGTCGCCGGCATCCGCCTGTTCATGTTCGCGGCGCAGGACCTCCGCACCGGCGGCCGGCAAAGCGACTCCGATTACCAGTACACGCTGTCGAGCACGAATCTCGAGCTCCTGCAGAAATGGGCGCCGCTGGTCGCCAAGCGCATGGAGACGGTGGAGGGCATCACCGACATCTCCAGCGACCGCGACCCCGGCGGGCTGCAATTGTCGCTGGTGATCGACCGCAAGACGGCCTCGAGCCTCGGCGTTAGCGTCCAGGACATCGACAACGCCCTGAACAACGCCTTCGCGCAGCGCCAGATTTCGATCATCTATACCCAGCGCAACCAGTACATGGTGGTGCTGGAGATCGACCCGAAATTCCAGAGCGATCCTTCCAATCTGGAGCGGATTTATGTGGCAGGCGCCAACGACGCCCAGGTGCCGCTATCGGCCGTAGTGCGCTACCAGCGCGGCCTGTCGCCGCTTGCGGTGTACCACTCGCAATCGTTCCCCTCGACGACGGTCTCGTTCAATCTGCTGCCCGATGTGCCGCTGGAGGTCGCGACCTCCAATATCCAGCGCGCGGTCGAGGAATTGCACATGCCGGAGGGCATCCGCGGCAGTTTCGACGGCAGTGCCGGCGATTTCAACAAGACCAGCGGGCGGCAGCCGCTTCTGATCCTCGGCGCATTGGTGGCGATGTATATCGTGCTCGGTGTGCTCTATGAGAGCTTGGCCCACCCGATCACGATCATCTCGACCCTGCCGTCCGCGGGCCTCGGCGCGCTGCTGGCGCTGCAGGTGACGAATACGCCGCTCACCGTGATCGCCTTTGTCGGCATCATCCTGTTGATCGGCATCGTCAAGAAGAACGGCATCATGATGGTCGATTTCGCGCTCGATGCCGAGCGCCACCGCGGCCTGTCGTCGGCTGACGCGATCTTCGAGGCCTGCCGCGCCCGCTTCCGGCCGATCCTGATGACGACGATGGCAGCGCTGTTCGCCGGCATTCCGCTGGTCATCGCCACCGGCCCCGGCACCGAGCTGCGCCGGCCGCTCGGCATCACCATCATCGGCGGATTGGTCGTGTCGCAGATCCTGACGCTGTACACCACGCCGGTGATCTACCTTCTGATCGACCGGCTGCGGCAGCGATCCCGGCCGGCGGCGATCGCCGCGCCTGCCGAATAG
- a CDS encoding tRNA-uridine aminocarboxypropyltransferase, which yields MSDQSSSEAGTAVEAVPECPRCGKPLPLCICDSVRPIESKISLLILQHPQEQDRALGTARLTAMHFKDAVVKIGLSWPSLSKALGRKIDDPSRWAVLYLGSAKVSDLDTDAEIVAINRKGEVEPHQRAILSDIEGVVLLDGTWSQAKALWWRNAWMLKCQRIILGPKRPSRYGKLRKEPRRDGLSTIEAAGLLLAGVEKRPEIAQTLNASFDRMLARYREVQAEMPELAPKPKKRDYRRRKRA from the coding sequence ATGTCAGACCAATCCAGTTCCGAGGCCGGAACCGCGGTGGAGGCCGTTCCGGAGTGTCCGCGTTGCGGCAAGCCGCTGCCGCTCTGCATCTGCGACAGCGTCAGGCCGATCGAGAGCAAGATCTCGCTCCTGATCCTGCAGCACCCGCAGGAGCAGGACAGGGCGCTCGGTACCGCGCGGCTGACGGCGATGCACTTCAAGGACGCGGTCGTCAAAATCGGCCTGTCCTGGCCGAGCCTCTCCAAGGCGCTGGGACGGAAGATCGACGATCCCTCCCGCTGGGCGGTGCTCTATCTCGGCTCGGCCAAGGTCAGCGATCTCGACACCGATGCCGAGATCGTGGCGATCAACCGCAAGGGCGAGGTCGAGCCGCACCAGCGCGCCATCCTGTCCGACATCGAAGGCGTCGTGCTGCTGGACGGCACATGGAGTCAGGCCAAGGCGCTGTGGTGGCGTAACGCGTGGATGCTGAAATGCCAGCGGATCATTCTGGGTCCGAAGCGCCCGTCGCGTTACGGCAAACTCCGCAAGGAACCACGCCGCGACGGCCTCTCCACCATCGAGGCCGCCGGCCTGCTGCTCGCCGGGGTCGAGAAGCGGCCCGAGATCGCGCAGACACTCAACGCCAGCTTCGATCGCATGCTGGCACGGTATCGGGAAGTTCAGGCGGAGATGCCGGAACTGGCGCCAAAGCCGAAGAAGCGGGACTATCGACGGCGCAAGCGCGCCTAA
- a CDS encoding TetR/AcrR family transcriptional regulator, with protein sequence MAATAAPVLARLVPTQQRSRERFEKILQCAAELMAEKGSEAFRMSDVVERSGVPFGSLYQYFPDKTAIIGTLAERYNAIGRDCVRRDLAVVRAARDLHPALCRITDSYYRMFMEVPVMRDIWQATQADRALQKLDEEDGVYLAGLLGDTLRRIAPDVSATALASFSQLMMTLIAATVRHAITQDTKEAARILILFKRMLPKNLAALEM encoded by the coding sequence GTGGCCGCAACGGCTGCGCCCGTGTTGGCGCGGCTGGTCCCGACCCAACAGCGCAGCCGCGAGCGGTTCGAGAAAATCCTGCAATGCGCGGCAGAGCTGATGGCCGAGAAAGGCAGCGAAGCCTTCCGCATGAGCGACGTCGTCGAACGCAGCGGCGTGCCGTTCGGCTCGCTCTATCAGTACTTTCCGGACAAGACCGCGATCATCGGCACGCTCGCGGAACGCTACAACGCGATCGGCCGCGATTGCGTGCGGCGCGATCTCGCCGTGGTCAGGGCTGCCCGGGATCTGCACCCGGCCCTGTGCCGCATTACCGACAGCTACTATCGGATGTTCATGGAAGTGCCGGTCATGCGCGACATCTGGCAAGCGACGCAGGCCGACCGGGCGCTGCAAAAGCTTGACGAGGAGGACGGCGTCTATCTCGCCGGGTTGCTCGGCGACACCCTGCGGCGGATCGCACCCGATGTATCAGCAACTGCGCTGGCCTCGTTTTCCCAACTGATGATGACGCTGATCGCGGCGACCGTCCGCCATGCCATCACGCAGGACACAAAGGAAGCCGCCCGCATCCTCATCTTGTTCAAGCGGATGCTGCCGAAGAATCTGGCGGCGCTGGAGATGTGA
- a CDS encoding anthrone oxygenase family protein, with product MLQMLIAGLLWFCAIGCGLLAGLYFAFSTFIMTAFGRIGQASGIAAMNAINVTIVQSLFMPIFLGTTAASAALAVTALLRWSEPGAMAMLAGGMLYVLGMFVVTMVFNVPLNNALAAADPGSQEAASLWARYLTDWTWWNHVRTVASTAACALFIAAIAAR from the coding sequence ATGCTGCAGATGTTAATCGCCGGTCTGCTGTGGTTTTGCGCCATCGGCTGCGGTCTGCTCGCCGGCCTCTACTTCGCATTCTCGACCTTCATCATGACGGCGTTCGGCCGGATCGGACAGGCCTCCGGCATCGCGGCGATGAACGCAATCAACGTCACGATCGTGCAGTCGCTGTTCATGCCGATTTTCCTGGGAACGACGGCGGCGAGTGCGGCGCTGGCGGTGACCGCGCTGTTGCGCTGGAGCGAGCCCGGAGCGATGGCGATGCTGGCTGGCGGCATGCTCTATGTGCTCGGCATGTTCGTGGTGACGATGGTCTTCAACGTGCCCCTGAACAACGCGCTTGCCGCGGCCGATCCTGGAAGCCAGGAGGCCGCCTCGCTGTGGGCGCGCTACCTGACGGACTGGACGTGGTGGAACCACGTGCGGACGGTCGCATCGACAGCGGCTTGCGCGCTGTTCATTGCCGCGATTGCGGCGAGGTAG